The Spirosoma radiotolerans genome has a window encoding:
- a CDS encoding DUF6531 domain-containing protein, protein MPESPLFRSGLRRLLYPAIVHSLIRDEESNGQLDESRQRLSLRPEDCQALPTAQRTLAGRFVDVASGEVLVEQVDVEIPGVVPFRWARFWRSNQVMAGSVGNGWRHSYDFVLLEDRPSREVIIRLPDNRGVQFPALAEGETFLNRSEKLRLNRDQYGYQLQGTDGLLYRFALNPGGSLCRLASVGTVGTDYQLRFSYTNTGQLRRITDDFQRVVNVVTNAQQHISRLEIVQPNQPQKRLTLVDYQYDELHDLKDVMGGGQPTAQYHYRQHRLIRLTDSFRQSVYFSYEKLGNQHLCSELTIEKEQPSLQFRYLFAEGRTQVIDGAGGVRQYVHEGGIVQRVISAGGRQRVWFFSEYGELLSEQDALGNTSFFTYDEGGNMTEAAWPDGGTMQMQYTDNGQLISLTDRADGVWQWSYDEAGRLLSCINPVGAETHFTYAEDGLLTESTTANGQRSLWAYDAYGNRSVHTDQIGRQTSWEYDFLGQLIHVTQPDGTRTDVIRKANERSIVPINKGALTMAQDHLTYDADGLLIRLRRTNRLNWQFIRDAAGCVREYTRPDGTSTHFHYNAAGRLTEVLFSDGSWYHYTYRPDGWLVEATTPTTVIQFERDPLGRIVAETAGPVRVETVFDNAGRPMSWQSLNQTVVHNTYDDRGYLSHQEHADWQIQFAYDRLGRLVECQLPGGLQSRWQYDVGSLPVNHKLFWGSGLQASRSQTYSWEQQRLVRVEDNRYGTATIRYDDFNDPTEVVCSAGWTDRWVAERSHYQQRLLKPAPETAELGWQVLTVGTARFYYDADGYLREKRVSGQVWTFQWHESGVLQQVVRPDNRVIAFTYDALGRRLEKKVDDHSVRWAWNGRRLLHEWHHLPGSEPVQLTWHTAVGDEPTMLQVGTQWYSVVCTAAGQPLSFHNLQGEPVWEWRWCLFGKKHNLTGPSHWHTYLGGGQFEDQETGLIYANFRYFDAGTGLPISPEYSSPAGWARAERELPLAPESYLSAARYIRAY, encoded by the coding sequence ATGCCAGAATCACCTTTATTTCGGTCAGGATTACGTCGATTGCTTTACCCGGCTATTGTTCACAGCTTAATCCGGGACGAGGAAAGCAATGGGCAACTGGACGAAAGCAGACAACGGCTGTCGCTTCGGCCAGAAGATTGCCAGGCGCTGCCAACCGCGCAACGGACGCTGGCCGGACGATTTGTGGATGTCGCATCCGGCGAAGTCCTGGTTGAACAGGTTGACGTCGAAATTCCGGGTGTGGTACCGTTTCGGTGGGCTCGTTTCTGGCGTTCCAATCAGGTAATGGCCGGATCGGTAGGGAATGGCTGGCGTCATTCGTATGACTTTGTGTTGCTGGAAGACCGACCCAGTCGTGAGGTAATTATCCGCCTGCCCGACAACCGGGGCGTCCAATTTCCGGCTCTGGCAGAGGGCGAAACCTTTCTGAACCGATCCGAAAAACTGCGGCTCAATCGTGATCAATATGGGTACCAGCTACAGGGAACGGACGGTCTGCTGTATCGTTTTGCTCTGAATCCGGGCGGTAGCCTTTGTCGGTTAGCGTCGGTCGGAACCGTCGGTACCGATTATCAACTTCGATTCAGTTATACCAACACGGGCCAACTTCGGCGGATAACGGATGATTTTCAGCGCGTTGTTAATGTCGTGACGAATGCCCAGCAGCACATTAGCCGGCTGGAGATTGTCCAGCCCAACCAACCTCAAAAGCGGTTAACGCTGGTAGATTACCAGTATGATGAGCTTCACGATCTGAAAGACGTAATGGGCGGGGGCCAGCCGACGGCCCAGTATCATTATCGTCAGCATCGACTGATTCGGTTGACGGATTCTTTTCGTCAGAGTGTGTATTTCTCCTACGAAAAACTGGGAAATCAGCACCTGTGCAGCGAACTGACGATTGAAAAAGAACAACCTTCGCTGCAGTTTCGGTACCTGTTTGCTGAAGGGCGTACACAGGTCATCGATGGGGCGGGCGGGGTCAGGCAGTACGTACACGAAGGCGGTATCGTTCAGCGCGTCATCAGCGCGGGTGGTCGGCAACGGGTCTGGTTTTTTAGTGAGTATGGGGAACTGCTCAGCGAGCAGGATGCGCTGGGAAACACCTCGTTCTTTACTTATGACGAGGGGGGAAATATGACCGAGGCTGCCTGGCCCGATGGAGGAACCATGCAAATGCAGTATACCGATAACGGGCAATTAATAAGCCTGACCGATCGCGCGGATGGCGTCTGGCAATGGTCCTACGATGAGGCAGGCCGACTCCTTTCCTGTATCAATCCCGTTGGCGCCGAGACCCATTTCACCTATGCCGAAGACGGTCTGTTGACGGAAAGCACAACGGCAAATGGACAACGGAGCCTATGGGCGTATGATGCTTATGGAAATCGGTCGGTGCACACGGATCAAATTGGCCGGCAGACTTCCTGGGAGTACGACTTTTTAGGCCAGTTAATCCATGTGACCCAGCCAGACGGAACCAGAACGGATGTAATCAGAAAAGCGAACGAACGTTCGATAGTACCCATCAACAAAGGTGCTTTGACAATGGCGCAGGACCACCTGACATACGATGCGGACGGACTGCTCATTCGACTTCGGCGCACGAACCGCCTGAACTGGCAATTTATTCGGGATGCGGCCGGGTGTGTCCGCGAATACACCCGACCGGACGGTACGTCGACTCATTTTCACTACAATGCCGCCGGACGGCTGACGGAGGTGCTTTTCAGCGATGGGAGTTGGTATCACTACACCTACCGTCCGGACGGCTGGCTTGTGGAGGCCACCACACCAACCACGGTCATTCAGTTTGAGCGCGACCCTCTGGGCCGGATCGTCGCCGAAACGGCTGGGCCTGTGCGGGTGGAAACAGTATTCGACAACGCTGGTCGGCCAATGAGTTGGCAGTCATTAAATCAGACTGTCGTGCACAATACCTATGATGACCGGGGCTACTTGAGCCACCAGGAGCATGCAGACTGGCAAATCCAGTTTGCCTATGATCGGCTTGGACGCCTGGTCGAGTGCCAGTTGCCCGGAGGCCTGCAGAGCCGCTGGCAGTATGATGTCGGTTCGTTGCCGGTTAATCACAAACTTTTTTGGGGCAGCGGTTTGCAGGCTTCCCGTTCGCAGACCTATAGCTGGGAGCAGCAGCGGCTTGTGCGGGTAGAAGACAATCGTTATGGAACGGCTACCATACGCTATGATGACTTTAATGATCCAACGGAAGTAGTCTGTTCGGCTGGCTGGACCGATCGATGGGTAGCCGAACGGTCGCATTATCAACAACGTCTCCTAAAGCCAGCCCCTGAAACGGCTGAGCTGGGCTGGCAGGTGCTGACGGTTGGTACGGCTCGTTTTTATTACGATGCGGACGGATACCTGCGGGAGAAACGGGTATCTGGTCAGGTCTGGACGTTTCAATGGCATGAGTCCGGTGTTTTGCAGCAGGTTGTCCGACCCGATAACCGGGTTATCGCGTTCACATACGACGCCCTCGGTCGACGCCTAGAGAAAAAGGTGGACGACCATTCTGTACGCTGGGCGTGGAACGGCCGTCGACTCCTCCACGAATGGCACCATCTGCCGGGGAGCGAGCCCGTTCAGTTGACCTGGCATACGGCGGTTGGTGATGAGCCAACGATGCTTCAGGTTGGTACTCAGTGGTATAGTGTTGTTTGTACGGCCGCTGGTCAGCCTCTGTCGTTTCATAATCTGCAGGGTGAACCAGTTTGGGAGTGGCGCTGGTGCCTGTTTGGTAAAAAACACAACCTGACCGGCCCATCCCACTGGCATACCTACCTGGGCGGTGGGCAGTTCGAAGACCAGGAAACCGGTCTGATTTATGCCAATTTCAGGTACTTTGATGCCGGAACCGGCCTGCCCATTAGTCCAGAATATTCCAGCCCCGCCGGGTGGGCGCGAGCTGAACGGGAGCTTCCTCTCGCACCAGAATCGTATCTTTCCGCTGCCCGATATATTCGAGCGTACTAA
- a CDS encoding LytR/AlgR family response regulator transcription factor, with protein sequence MSKSFVISTTEGTAVSDIILSVRVNDLRIGWQSRSIHDLIMIKGVRGYSWLYWNDGSKQMMAYTIKHYENQLPIDDFIRVHQNCVINRNFVQKTQLTHRGPMLRLATGTEIIISRRRWSMVKKELQHLYWG encoded by the coding sequence ATGAGCAAAAGTTTTGTTATTTCAACTACTGAAGGAACAGCTGTTTCAGACATTATTTTATCCGTACGCGTCAATGACCTTCGGATTGGCTGGCAGAGCCGGTCAATCCACGACTTAATCATGATCAAGGGCGTACGCGGCTATAGCTGGTTATATTGGAACGATGGCAGCAAACAGATGATGGCTTACACCATCAAGCATTATGAAAACCAGTTGCCGATTGATGATTTCATTCGCGTTCATCAGAACTGTGTTATCAACCGGAATTTTGTTCAGAAAACACAGTTGACACACCGAGGGCCTATGCTACGCTTAGCCACCGGTACCGAAATAATAATTTCCCGGCGTCGCTGGTCAATGGTAAAAAAGGAACTACAACACCTTTATTGGGGATAA
- a CDS encoding PAAR domain-containing protein — protein MPPAARLTDMHTCPQVTPPGIPHVGGPVVGPGCPTVMIGNLPAARVGDSLVCVGPPDTIVKGSATVMIGGAPAARMGDLTAHGGSIVLGLPTVMIGG, from the coding sequence ATGCCTCCTGCCGCCCGTTTAACGGACATGCACACGTGTCCTCAAGTAACCCCACCCGGTATTCCGCATGTGGGTGGGCCAGTGGTTGGCCCCGGTTGCCCAACAGTGATGATCGGTAACCTGCCGGCTGCCCGCGTTGGCGATTCGCTTGTTTGTGTAGGCCCGCCGGACACCATCGTGAAAGGCTCAGCAACCGTCATGATTGGCGGAGCACCAGCCGCTCGTATGGGCGATCTGACAGCTCATGGAGGCTCCATTGTACTGGGTCTTCCGACAGTGATGATTGGCGGGTAA
- a CDS encoding helix-turn-helix transcriptional regulator, with amino-acid sequence MISLFLFTIQFVWAGTVVSIVVPNWWHNWWAYVLYALLAILLLRFYVRLRVQQALAQQERVAQQRHAEQQRNRFDHQPNHQALPHTPFIHAATTGPIDAARQVNLRLPETSQQPEAPAPTSPFLEDLQTLLRVNFSNPQFGVEEMAQAMGLSRVHLYRKIKASSGLTASELLRNYRLTKAKDLLRLNHTITETAFAVGFDSPAYFAKCFRDMYKVTPSDFQTQEKSSHTSP; translated from the coding sequence TTGATCAGTCTTTTCCTTTTTACCATCCAGTTTGTCTGGGCAGGAACGGTGGTAAGCATCGTAGTTCCTAACTGGTGGCATAACTGGTGGGCTTATGTATTGTATGCATTGCTGGCCATCCTGCTTCTACGCTTCTATGTCAGATTGCGTGTTCAACAGGCATTGGCACAGCAGGAACGTGTCGCCCAACAGCGGCATGCGGAACAACAACGGAACCGATTCGATCATCAACCTAATCATCAAGCCTTACCACATACTCCGTTCATTCATGCAGCTACCACTGGACCAATTGATGCCGCAAGGCAAGTCAATCTGCGGTTGCCTGAGACTAGCCAGCAACCCGAGGCCCCCGCACCTACCAGCCCTTTTCTGGAGGACTTACAGACGCTACTACGTGTTAACTTCAGTAATCCTCAATTCGGCGTGGAAGAGATGGCTCAGGCTATGGGGCTGAGCCGAGTGCATTTATATCGAAAAATAAAGGCCTCCAGCGGTCTGACGGCCAGTGAATTATTACGCAACTACCGGCTGACCAAAGCTAAAGACTTACTCAGGCTAAATCACACAATAACCGAAACCGCCTTTGCAGTAGGCTTTGATAGTCCAGCCTATTTTGCCAAATGCTTTCGGGACATGTACAAAGTAACGCCCAGTGACTTTCAGACACAGGAGAAAAGTAGTCACACAAGCCCATAA
- a CDS encoding GPW/gp25 family protein has translation MAGKELPTCGVGVSIAQVLYLLLHTKYGELRSDRSFGCKIWDIEFDHTIRNSRWIDYLCDSLEAAIRQHERRLKNPNVTVQFQPVEHRLDATPEEYKRLATVTVNATLCETEEPFRFATQLHIGQMST, from the coding sequence ATGGCCGGCAAAGAACTACCCACCTGTGGGGTAGGCGTTTCGATTGCTCAGGTGCTGTATTTATTGCTTCATACCAAGTATGGAGAGCTCCGAAGTGACCGCTCGTTCGGCTGCAAAATATGGGATATTGAGTTCGATCATACCATTCGAAACAGCCGCTGGATTGACTATCTGTGCGACTCCCTCGAGGCTGCGATCCGGCAACATGAACGCCGATTGAAAAACCCGAACGTAACGGTCCAATTCCAGCCCGTTGAGCACCGGCTTGATGCTACTCCGGAAGAATATAAACGGTTGGCAACCGTGACGGTCAATGCAACGCTGTGCGAAACCGAGGAACCCTTCCGGTTTGCCACCCAACTGCATATCGGACAGATGTCAACCTAA
- a CDS encoding type VI secretion system baseplate subunit TssF, whose product MPLSDQRSHFSKEAIRQRLLLHIMQMWGVRDLNNLDSFVRMLIDTLANEVHKISHEFMESEGRVLEHLADLLTPDLLTIPQPAHAIMQAYPAEPVVELGPNQSFLFQQKYASQLMGELDSLQDLFFSAVDSLRLVDGRVAYLAAGSQLHAIHPQLGKRLVVQSMPHRKLAPKTLWIGLALNPAIDSLDRVNFFFNWPSDVDAQPLLPLLALSSWYINGSPLQTATGPAYAEASERSSDGPAKLLSEYEISYQLENDIRQTYQTRFVHIKQSASGELEKLKVPYPAAFGEVFSAQGLQSVGSEPLLWLEVTFPARFDETILEKIAVELNAFPALNRKANRNLYRTNANYNLLPLQTAPFETLLLVRMVVDSKERVFTPFPFHKADHIDEGGYAVRRGGVERFDVRNAREQLTFLLELLRDESVAFAVYGQDTVRLLLTQLQEKIEQLERKVHTTMTSSTALNQYVLFKPFEEGDTMQVDFWTTNCELANHIPAGTSLQAYSSSSLQGESIKLLTTTLGGRSRPSALHRVQTYRYALMTHQRIVTLEDIRAFFHHELGPLLESVTIRKGVATGNTQKEGLIRTVDISLHPAEDCTLTQDEWRVMMEGLLQKLIHRSGQVTSYRLFLAQETPQV is encoded by the coding sequence ATGCCGCTGAGTGACCAACGATCTCATTTTTCCAAAGAAGCTATTCGGCAACGTTTGCTGCTGCACATAATGCAGATGTGGGGCGTTCGGGACCTGAACAACCTCGACTCGTTTGTCAGAATGCTGATTGATACGCTGGCCAATGAGGTGCATAAAATCAGTCATGAGTTTATGGAATCGGAGGGGCGTGTTCTGGAGCACCTGGCCGACCTGCTCACACCCGATTTACTGACCATTCCCCAGCCGGCCCACGCCATCATGCAGGCGTATCCAGCCGAGCCAGTGGTTGAATTAGGGCCGAACCAAAGTTTTCTTTTTCAGCAGAAATATGCGTCGCAGCTAATGGGCGAGCTGGATAGCCTGCAGGATCTGTTCTTCTCGGCCGTCGATTCGCTTAGGCTTGTCGACGGGCGGGTGGCTTACCTGGCGGCTGGTTCTCAACTCCACGCAATTCATCCACAATTGGGCAAGCGGCTGGTGGTGCAATCCATGCCGCACCGAAAACTGGCGCCGAAAACGCTGTGGATCGGTTTGGCACTCAACCCCGCCATCGACTCCCTTGATCGGGTCAATTTCTTTTTCAACTGGCCTAGCGACGTAGACGCACAACCGTTACTTCCGCTGCTTGCCTTAAGTAGCTGGTATATAAATGGCTCCCCCCTACAGACGGCTACCGGCCCGGCCTATGCTGAGGCTAGTGAGCGCAGCAGCGATGGACCGGCTAAACTACTGTCCGAATATGAAATCAGTTATCAACTCGAGAACGACATTCGGCAAACCTACCAGACTCGCTTTGTTCATATAAAGCAGTCTGCCAGCGGGGAGCTGGAGAAACTAAAGGTGCCTTACCCGGCTGCCTTTGGTGAGGTTTTCAGCGCGCAGGGGCTGCAATCGGTAGGGAGTGAACCGTTGCTTTGGTTGGAGGTTACTTTTCCGGCCCGCTTCGATGAGACCATACTGGAAAAAATAGCCGTTGAACTAAATGCCTTCCCGGCCCTGAACCGGAAAGCCAACCGAAATCTATATCGGACCAACGCCAATTATAACCTCCTTCCCCTGCAAACAGCGCCTTTCGAAACCCTGCTGCTGGTTAGAATGGTGGTGGACAGTAAGGAGCGGGTATTTACGCCGTTTCCTTTTCATAAAGCCGATCACATCGACGAGGGTGGGTATGCCGTTCGCCGGGGCGGGGTTGAGCGGTTCGACGTTCGCAATGCCCGTGAACAATTGACTTTCCTGCTCGAACTGCTTCGGGATGAGTCGGTTGCGTTTGCCGTATATGGTCAGGATACGGTGCGCCTGCTGCTGACCCAGCTTCAGGAAAAAATCGAACAACTTGAGCGCAAAGTTCATACCACCATGACCTCATCGACAGCCCTTAATCAATATGTCTTGTTCAAGCCGTTTGAGGAAGGGGATACCATGCAGGTCGATTTCTGGACAACCAATTGCGAACTGGCCAACCACATCCCCGCCGGCACCAGCTTGCAGGCCTACAGTTCGAGTAGTCTTCAGGGCGAAAGCATCAAGTTATTGACGACTACCCTTGGCGGCCGCAGCCGGCCGTCAGCGCTTCACCGGGTGCAGACGTACCGATACGCCCTGATGACCCATCAGCGCATCGTTACCCTGGAGGACATCAGGGCCTTTTTTCACCATGAACTAGGGCCTTTGCTGGAATCCGTAACGATTCGGAAAGGCGTTGCGACGGGTAATACCCAAAAAGAAGGCCTGATCCGCACCGTCGATATTAGCCTGCATCCAGCGGAGGATTGTACCCTCACCCAGGATGAGTGGCGAGTGATGATGGAGGGGCTTCTTCAGAAGCTGATTCATCGCTCGGGTCAGGTTACCTCATACCGGCTGTTCCTGGCGCAGGAAACGCCACAAGTTTAG
- a CDS encoding TssN family type VI secretion system protein, whose amino-acid sequence MDAISPFLVSYILVFLITAGLFIATIWLNRKLELMSNKRLILIILISGFILAIAGLFGLNGLQFIPIYYVVVQVFSLLCGILFLSRMIIDMGPAFATKPTFVLLMTVSVVGLGLVLFTPLFNYLSSLRYGLLQYDLWASSSLLPFLLPVLFAYTFHSLVNVPNEIYKLWYYPRHAEEVVMEGVDYYRLMLLEVQIYKDPNRKEPPIKVKARTTGDVTFGTWFQKFVDDYNHKFPNDPIQTFDDTAHEYGWLFYSLKPSLFRLRSYIDFEQTIAQNNLRENYLIVAKRVEEIS is encoded by the coding sequence ATGGATGCCATCTCCCCTTTTTTGGTAAGTTATATACTCGTATTCCTGATTACGGCAGGTCTATTTATCGCAACAATCTGGCTGAATCGTAAACTCGAATTAATGAGTAACAAGCGATTGATTTTAATTATCCTGATCAGCGGCTTCATTCTGGCTATTGCCGGGTTGTTTGGTCTGAATGGCCTGCAGTTTATTCCCATCTACTACGTCGTTGTACAGGTATTCAGTTTATTGTGCGGCATTCTCTTTCTGAGTCGGATGATCATCGACATGGGGCCTGCGTTTGCGACAAAACCCACCTTCGTGCTACTAATGACGGTCAGTGTCGTTGGCCTTGGCCTGGTCTTGTTCACCCCTCTTTTCAACTACCTAAGCAGCCTCAGATACGGGCTGCTTCAGTATGATTTATGGGCGTCAAGCAGTTTGTTGCCTTTTTTGCTGCCGGTGCTGTTCGCTTATACCTTTCATTCGCTGGTGAACGTACCGAACGAAATTTATAAACTATGGTACTATCCGCGTCATGCCGAAGAAGTCGTTATGGAAGGAGTGGATTATTACCGACTTATGCTGCTGGAAGTTCAGATATACAAAGATCCAAACCGAAAAGAGCCTCCCATTAAAGTAAAAGCGCGAACAACCGGTGATGTTACGTTTGGCACCTGGTTTCAAAAGTTTGTTGACGACTACAACCACAAGTTCCCAAACGATCCCATTCAGACCTTCGATGATACGGCCCATGAATATGGCTGGTTATTTTATAGCTTAAAGCCTTCTTTGTTCCGATTACGGTCGTATATTGATTTCGAGCAGACAATCGCTCAAAATAACCTTCGTGAAAACTACCTGATCGTTGCTAAACGGGTGGAAGAAATCAGCTAA
- a CDS encoding type VI secretion system Vgr family protein: MSVYSIIAETTLLIEGKRISSFRSLTLQQSIHSTHEFRVFFEHDAIEELVTLFSDQFDQLQRKSIDITIKGDPSTSPLEFKGVITQTELRQQDDGYWGLMTLIGHGHCEALRTVPGTQTFIDKSIQDVVSASLSSYTQPKQVTAPLGPARLPFCVRYQESSWDFLKRLAYDFGAWFYYDGAKLKFTTSPGTPSALTLTFGANLIQFRTGVRAAPTYFKQYDYLPEEDRRLETETGKDLAPYGKPENNGVINPHPAQATADMTPYRDNRKAALAAEEKYMEGQASVPGLYPGCKIIVKDAPSGRGGQSAPYLVTDIVHYVDGVGQYHNRFRAIPATVVAMPVRKLVRPMAQTQIGEVTDNKDPKGMGRVKVRMLWMTAPDTTPFIRMTLPHFGLHADNKKTRGFQFVPTVGDQVMVGFEYNDPERPFVIGAMPHGKNSGIDTSKPEEEKHISVGSGSTLTFIEKPSVKEIHVQVDDKNFVKITVPSGNGTITVQSSKDILIKATAKVTVEAPEIVLSGTTVTIEGKQAVNIKGAQVKIEATAQMAVKGSMTDIEGTGTMNVKSSGMTTVKGSMVMIN; the protein is encoded by the coding sequence ATGTCAGTATATTCTATTATTGCCGAAACTACATTGCTCATTGAAGGAAAACGGATCTCGTCTTTTCGTTCGCTAACCCTACAGCAGTCCATTCATTCCACGCATGAATTTCGGGTGTTTTTTGAACACGACGCTATTGAAGAATTAGTGACGTTGTTTTCAGATCAGTTTGATCAGCTACAACGGAAGTCGATCGATATCACTATTAAGGGTGACCCATCCACCAGTCCGCTGGAGTTTAAGGGAGTCATTACCCAAACCGAATTGCGGCAACAGGACGATGGGTACTGGGGCCTCATGACGCTGATTGGCCATGGCCATTGTGAAGCCCTGCGGACCGTGCCCGGCACCCAGACATTTATCGATAAGTCGATTCAGGATGTTGTATCGGCCTCTCTGAGTTCGTATACACAGCCCAAACAGGTAACGGCTCCGCTGGGACCCGCCAGACTGCCGTTCTGTGTTCGTTACCAGGAGTCGAGCTGGGACTTTCTGAAACGACTGGCCTACGACTTTGGGGCCTGGTTTTATTACGACGGAGCAAAGCTAAAGTTTACGACCAGCCCTGGCACGCCGTCGGCATTGACCCTGACGTTTGGCGCCAATCTGATCCAATTCCGTACGGGCGTACGGGCCGCTCCGACCTATTTCAAACAGTACGATTATTTACCGGAAGAGGACCGACGGCTGGAAACCGAAACCGGAAAGGACCTGGCTCCCTACGGTAAACCCGAGAACAACGGGGTGATCAACCCGCACCCGGCTCAGGCTACCGCTGATATGACGCCCTATCGCGACAATCGCAAGGCAGCCCTGGCTGCCGAAGAGAAGTACATGGAAGGGCAGGCAAGTGTGCCTGGGTTGTATCCGGGCTGTAAAATTATTGTAAAAGATGCCCCATCGGGCAGAGGTGGCCAATCCGCTCCCTATCTCGTCACTGATATTGTGCATTATGTGGATGGCGTTGGGCAGTATCATAATCGGTTCCGGGCTATTCCGGCCACGGTGGTGGCTATGCCCGTGCGTAAACTGGTTCGCCCCATGGCCCAGACGCAGATTGGTGAAGTCACCGACAATAAAGATCCGAAAGGCATGGGCCGGGTTAAGGTAAGAATGCTGTGGATGACAGCGCCCGATACAACCCCGTTTATCCGAATGACCCTGCCACACTTTGGGCTTCACGCCGACAATAAAAAAACGCGTGGCTTCCAGTTCGTGCCCACCGTGGGCGATCAGGTGATGGTTGGGTTCGAGTACAATGACCCGGAGCGTCCCTTTGTGATTGGGGCCATGCCGCACGGGAAGAACAGCGGCATCGACACCAGCAAGCCCGAAGAGGAAAAACACATCAGCGTGGGCAGCGGCAGCACGCTGACGTTTATCGAAAAACCGTCGGTGAAGGAGATTCACGTGCAGGTCGATGACAAAAACTTCGTCAAGATCACCGTGCCGAGCGGTAACGGCACCATTACGGTGCAGTCGTCTAAAGATATTTTGATAAAGGCTACGGCCAAAGTTACCGTTGAAGCGCCGGAAATTGTCCTGTCGGGTACCACGGTGACGATAGAAGGCAAGCAGGCCGTGAATATAAAAGGAGCGCAGGTAAAGATCGAAGCGACGGCGCAGATGGCCGTGAAAGGCAGCATGACCGATATCGAAGGCACCGGTACGATGAATGTCAAAAGCTCTGGCATGACCACCGTGAAGGGTTCAATGGTCATGATCAATTAA
- a CDS encoding tetratricopeptide repeat protein, with protein MPFVATNPLSQRLAVLERLWLEFRRLPNARLCRWLFAPGEGWFLDVFLQEQAGPDAISNDIFITLRTPVQHWQTYFDHALDELSSLIDHDTAILSERNLAIVWTAEPKKNEADFLIRFVDYLNRFVKGLGAHTDGALVLCILPQSTASPAVLDQVLTALLLGKLSPDIRIVVADTIGEEQLATLPGRFGPAVYSHTIDLQLQKVTRQVASLGSPTAPDVKFRQWHAELSNAMTQRNLRDVEYFANNCLLICQQEQWPSLEGSVHLSVAHAYVTHRRYEEALARYSRVIDQMEALFSQGDEAAGRMSIMAWLGAGRVYEELRQRQRAIDSYNLASERAETLKEWLLAIESHRRLGLVQAQESRMRLSETHYRQVFALAEHLPPEQHQLARLSDIGQIYWQQQQTPEKRQNVMELLTQLLGPGWRKS; from the coding sequence ATGCCCTTTGTTGCCACAAATCCGCTGAGCCAGCGGCTGGCTGTTCTGGAACGACTCTGGCTGGAATTCCGGCGGCTGCCCAATGCTCGTTTATGCCGGTGGCTGTTTGCACCGGGGGAAGGCTGGTTTCTGGATGTTTTCCTGCAGGAGCAGGCTGGACCCGATGCCATTTCCAACGATATATTCATAACCCTTCGAACGCCGGTTCAGCACTGGCAGACGTATTTTGACCACGCATTGGACGAACTATCCAGCCTGATCGACCACGACACCGCTATTCTTTCGGAACGGAATCTGGCGATTGTCTGGACGGCTGAGCCGAAAAAAAACGAAGCGGATTTCCTGATTCGTTTTGTGGACTACTTGAACCGGTTTGTGAAAGGGCTAGGGGCGCATACCGATGGCGCGTTGGTGTTGTGCATACTGCCGCAGTCAACAGCGAGCCCGGCGGTGCTGGATCAGGTGCTGACGGCGTTGCTGCTGGGCAAATTATCTCCCGATATTCGCATTGTCGTAGCCGACACCATTGGCGAGGAGCAACTGGCAACCTTACCGGGCCGGTTTGGGCCGGCGGTTTATTCGCACACCATTGACCTTCAGCTTCAGAAAGTGACCCGGCAGGTGGCGTCCCTAGGATCACCAACGGCCCCCGATGTGAAGTTCCGGCAGTGGCATGCGGAGTTGTCCAACGCGATGACCCAGCGGAACCTTCGGGACGTGGAGTACTTTGCCAACAACTGCCTGCTGATTTGCCAGCAGGAACAGTGGCCTAGTCTGGAGGGAAGTGTCCATTTGTCGGTGGCGCATGCCTATGTCACGCATCGCCGGTACGAAGAAGCCCTGGCCCGATACAGCCGGGTGATCGACCAGATGGAAGCTTTATTTAGTCAGGGCGACGAAGCGGCCGGTCGAATGAGCATCATGGCCTGGCTGGGGGCGGGTCGTGTGTATGAGGAATTACGCCAGCGTCAGCGCGCCATAGACTCCTATAATTTGGCCAGTGAGCGCGCCGAAACACTGAAGGAATGGCTGCTGGCTATCGAAAGTCATCGCCGATTGGGGCTAGTCCAGGCGCAGGAAAGCCGGATGCGATTGTCCGAAACGCACTATCGTCAGGTATTTGCACTGGCTGAACACCTCCCTCCGGAACAGCATCAACTCGCTCGCCTATCTGATATTGGTCAGATTTATTGGCAGCAGCAACAGACACCCGAAAAAAGACAGAACGTAATGGAATTACTAACCCAGCTTCTGGGCCCCGGATGGCGGAAAAGTTGA